One part of the Suncus etruscus isolate mSunEtr1 chromosome 2, mSunEtr1.pri.cur, whole genome shotgun sequence genome encodes these proteins:
- the ICE1 gene encoding little elongation complex subunit 1, whose protein sequence is MMPGETHSAAPGTAAGLSRCQGCAPLQQNLNEYVDALTLKKKIINTDNLLTEYQKKFSQLQFARRENSTLHHQMEQMLKAELEEKKSSLKLYQDMHQEYARVKEECLRSDAEKKKLEAKVKKLEETAFKHIQESKQLRNEKKILEKEFKKSQEILDEFSKQKDEKELRHIGTQISSDAVGNIDKRRVKLLLKELWLCINTAAHRLPDEGGRCATDKPAQGTSTPPACGAAGDSTDKMADVHTCLAELSMEIESNFSQEAPDAGQLSSCVGPLRAQLVDEDLQAAVDFFKMPPPLLSPVPSPPLVSLPPWGSLTSPLGPEACFEDDANSSDADSALHRNPPETISEDDSTSPLPLWAAALSTAQGHDSPEEKNLGAQEGSPSPSTPAGSPVPSVGFGTFTAPLSAPSLTFPFAQERPWASASKSPCVGPADLRGTVREVDKAVQTERSPLWPRDGEFPRLPILGSPLHPRSLGNLLESRPAEWMLASRVTSESEHLPGGDRGVPRPSAPAGFQCGKEPSVPIPMDSPFSESRFHPQLESLEGESDPETMTSSALTPGSGVSPSEGRSDAEPAVVTSGQTQDPSPPRSVLSRAPADGQRVYRSPQGPLKTSPCQPAPSGQGLGQLQLLSWHQSPVLRRGRAGGLPDTDGPLPSPAAAISPDENFRAAVASTTLPSNQVSVITKQARPDLPTLPQEDAPLTAVGPLPRTELQATEKDGVALRTRQAVATTHTSPEVSSTCRKLDFDDPSAPSVAGSSLFLASSILALSYDHVPGHKHRGTLGPRRLPAPIRAIRQSPRKSGPSPLLSSGTSGAPQTVVHSESLPMVPCLYTGRREPQDGVDTEAESEVPSCSEGEPEPETSGTVPGTAKARPWPELGALMSALQHCSLAAAADSLSTSDVALFLEGCRLRDSSCADSASECSSKEPVVALEEAGGGLEPPEELPASEGDEAAPRLSSQLSPSSLDTLAKVLARLGRELQAGPEGSPLREAGTLLLLNMLQQLIAEEGPDPEPESKPHPEPEPDPEHELHPEPEPEPEHELHPEPELEPVPKLDSKPEPKPVPDSPLESTPASKSASAAASLQGSPDGQSGPAQQEARLEPAGSQGTGTGQAPETEPEAMFQCQISTVTSEVISVLLDGHQDLVIEKGDNWTIINGVALLPGSNRMLLCCPPAGGLDTELDAKPDTDLDSELDVDLDANADLGSCPSPAEDAPPAPPELVPAPPPSAVQEISSSGQTTNFDKSRLRNRPVRPSTRINAEIFDHDLDFEAPTAASDHTYFNSKLEVATKTKGRARNTSQEQSSRPGKITGRAEASGGCDVPEEKSPAKAPRAPAQPVLATADTSTPADGAAGDTLSQIRQEVGPPLPPLLAPLVATPPRPSRSVSPLISSSSPASPLGQLSPLSEAPEPPAGSPIPGTQSTTGERALASPLQFCAATPKHALPVPGRLPPLAAGPTSAHTTSGAGPQENSVKILDTMYPELSARARTLNILKGNLQLSRGPADGQDHPAPGSTLSGFKTITSTSTAFVKAGGRMAGKRALLATSLRSAKKLRLDGSSPEPESGSTGAGPHKNHRRQPPPSADYDNPVAGEDRGPGEPDPAATQAVAPKSKDTAESHDGAIADALKRLAQASFDLLPVIRSHVYVGNISKRPVMRDQEKEVVLEFSTTRKHLAEALLQSILLELRAQKSSVEPSCRHALCRVYVGLCRQLGDLERARLFCYSLLKEDFPESEKLTLFIANMWHDVFISQSVINKAMQLVARQRAKGEVLNCLRAFLNWEKNAPVDVGFMVSKLLLTIQLCPKTEFQCSEKFGEDLSASTWEHILAIDLLCCHQKWVWTHDNIISKELWPVMDKWVKYRKGHTNVAYTPDIIIASILRLIGRLGQLGLKEGFPTAVKNISSVIGMFIQHARDEDIPWGIQLAAVYALCDLSPSNPSEISKILEAWRQETSHSVPPAVVGCLEEVSSLCSEELS, encoded by the exons ATGATGCCGGGCGAGACGCACTCGGCGGCGCCCGGGACGGCGGCGGGGCTGTCGCGGTGCCAGGGCTGTGCGCCCTTGCAGCAG aatttgAATGAATATGTTGATGCATTAaccttgaagaaaaaaatcatcaataCAGA TAACTTGTTAACAGAGTATCAGAAGAAAT TTTCACAGCTGCAGTTTGCCAGAAG AGAGAACAGCACCTTGCATCACCAGATGGAACAGATGCTTAAAGCCGAGCTAGAGGAGAAAAAG AGTTCTCTTAAGCTGTACCAGGACATGCATCAGGAATATGCTCGGGTTAAGGAGGAGTGTCTGAGGAGTGACGCAGA gaagaagaaacttgaggCCAAGGTGAAGAAATTGGAAG AGACCGCATTCAAGCACATCCAGGAATCTAAGCAACtgagaaatgagaagaaaattctggaaaaggaatttaaaaagtcACAG GAAATACTTGATGAATTCTCCAAGCAGAAGGACGAGAAGG AGTTGAGACACATTGGGACTCAGATATCAAGCGATGCTGTCGGAAACATCGATAAAA GGAGAGTGAAACTTCTCCTGAAGGAGCTCTGGCTCTGCATCAACACCGCTGCACACAGACTGCCTGATGAAGGTGGCAGGTGTGCCACAG ATAAGCCTGCCCAGGGAACCTCCACACCACCAGCATGTGGGGCAGCAGGTGACAGCACAGACAAGATGGCTGATGTGCACACTTGCCTGGCTGAGCTGTCCATGGAGATCGAGAGCAACTTCTCCCAAGAGGCCCCAGATGCTGGGCAGCTGAGCAGCTGTGTGGGTCCTCTGCGGGCACAGCTGGTGGATGAAGACCTGCAGGCTGCTGTGGACTTCTTCAAAATGCCACCCCCGCTCCTGTCCCCCGTGCCATCCCCGCCGCTTGTGTCCCTACCGCCCTGGGGCTCACTCACTTCTCCGCTGGGGCCG GAGGCCTGCTTTGAAGATGACGCAAATTCAAGTGACGCTGACTCTGCCCTGCACAGGAACCCCCCAGAGACCATTTCCGAAGATGACTCCACCTCGCCCCTACCTCTCTGGGCCGCCGCCCTAAGCACTGCCCAGGGCCACGACTCCCCGGAGGAAAAGAATCTTGGGGCACAGGAGGGCTCTCCATCGCCGAGCACACCAGCGGGAAGCCCAGTGCCCTCAGTGGGCTTTGGGACCTTCACGGCCCCCCTGAGTGCCCCTTCTCTCACCTTCCCCTTCGCTCAGGAACGGCCCTGGGCCTCTGCTTCAAAGTCCCCATGCGTGGGGCCGGCGGACTTACGGGGAACTGTGCGGGAGGTGGACAAAGCCGTGCAGACCGAGAGGTCACCCCTGTGGCCCCGGGATGGAGAGTTCCCCAGGCTGCCCATCCTGGGTTCCCCCCTGCATCCGAGGAGCCTTGGCAACCTATTGGAGTCCCGGCCGGCGGAGTGGATGTTGGCCTCCAGAGTCACATCTGAATCTGAGCATTTGCCGGGAGGTGATCGGGGGGTTCCCCGGCCCTCAGCACCTGCTGGCTTCCAGTGTGGGAAGGAGCCTAGTGTCCCCATCCCGATGGACTCTCCTTTCTCTGAGTCCAGGTTCCATCCACAGCTAGAGTCCTTGGAAGGAGAGAGTGACCCCGAGACAATGACATCCAGTGCTCTGACGCCGGGTTCTGGAGTGTCCCCCAGCGAAGGCCGGAGCGATGCAGAGCCTGCAGTGGTCACCTCAGGCCAGACCCAGGATCCCTCCCCTCCACGATCAGTACTGAGTAGGGCACCTGCAGATGGGCAGCGTGTCTATCGGTCTCCCCAAGGACCTCTGAAGACTAGCCCGTGTCAGCCAGCACCCAGCGGGCAAGGCCTTGGTCAGCTGCAGCTCTTGTCTTGGCACCAGAGCCCAGTGCTACGCAGGGGCCGTGCAGGGGGACTGCCAGACACAGATGGGCCCCTACCTTCCCCGGcagctgctatctctccagatgaGAACTTCAGGGCAGCTGTCGCCTCCACCACGCTGCCATCCAACCAGGTGTCAGTCATCACCAAGCAGGCACGCCCAGATCTCCCCACACTGCCTCAGGAGGATGCTCCCTTGACAGCAGTGGGCCCCCTGCCCAGGACTGAGCTGCAGGCCACAGAGAAAGATGGAGTGGCCCTCAGGACCAGGCAGGCGGTGGCCACCACTCATACCTCACCTGAAGTCTCCAGCACCTGCAGGAAGTTGGACTTTGATGACCCTAGTGCACCCTCAGTTGCAGGCAGCTCACTTTTCCTGGCCAGTAGCATCCTGGCGCTTTCCTACGATCATGTCCCCGGACATAAGCACAGAGGGACCCTGGGGCCCCGCAGGCTGCCTGCCCCAATCCGCGCCATCAGGCAGAGCCCCCGTAAGTCTGGGCCCTCACCATTGCTGTCAAGTGGGACTTCAGGGGCTCCCCAAACTGTCGTACACTCCGAGAGCCTCCCCATGGTGCCGTGCCTCTACACGGGCCGTCGGGAGCCACAGGATGGGGTGGACACAGAGGCGGAGAGTGAGGTGCCCAGCTGCAGCGAGGGGGAGCCTGAGCCTGAGACCTCAGGGACTGTGCCAGGTACAGCCAAGGCCAGGCCCTGGCCGGAGCTGGGCGCCCTCATGTCTGCCCTGCAGCACTGCAGCCTGGCCGCTGCTGCCGACTCACTATCCACCTCTGATGTGGCGCTATTCCTGGAGGGCTGTCGACTGCGGGACAGCAGCTGTGCCGACTCAGCATCTGAGTGTTCTAGCAAGGAGCCCGTGGTGGCTCTGGAGGAAGCCGGGGGAGGCCTGGAACCACCTGAGGAGTTACCAGCATCCGAAGGCGATGAGGCAGCCCCAAGGCTCTCCAGTCAGCTGTCGCCAAGCTCCCTGGACACACTGGCCAAGGTGCTGGCCAGGCTTGGGCGTGAATTGCAAGCAGGCCCTGAGGGCTCCCCACTTCGTGAGGCCGGGACCCTGCTGCTGCTCAACATGCTCCAGCAGTTAATAGCTGAGGAAGGGCCAGACCCTGAGCCAGAGTCCAAGCCACACCCTGAGCCCGAGCCCGATCCAGAACACGAGTTGCACCCTGAGCCGGAGCCCGAGCCAGAACACGAGTTGCACCCTGAGCCAGAGTTGGAGCCAGTGCCCAAGTTGGATTCTAAGCCTGAACCCAAGCCTGTGCCAGACTCTCCTCTGGAATCCACACCCGCATCCAAATCAGCATCAGCTGCTGCCAGCTTGCAGGGCTCACCTGACGGACAATCTGGCCCGGCACAGCAGGAGGCGCGCCTGGAACCGGCGGGATCCCAGGGCACAGGCACTGGTCAGGCCCCCGAGACGGAACCTGAGGCCATGTTCCAGTGCCAGATTTCCACTGTGACGTCGGAGGTCATCAGTGTGCTGCTCGATGGCCACCAGGACCTTGTCATTGAGAAGGGGGACAACTGGACTATTATTAATGGAGTTGCACTGCTGCCAGGCAGCAACCGGATGCTCCTGTGCTGTCCACCAGCCGGGGGCCTTGACACTGAGCTCGATGCCAAGCCGGACACAGACCTGGACTCTGAATTGGATGTGGACCTGGATGCCAATGCGGACCTTGGTTCTTGCCCATCCCCTGCCGAGGATGCCCCACCTGCACCCCCTGAACTGGTCCCGGCTCCTCCACCCAGTGCCGTCCAGGAGATCTCAAGCAGCGGCCAGACTACCAACTTTGACAAGAGCCGCCTTCGCAACAGGCCCGTGAGGCCGAGCACCAGGATCAACGCTGAGATTTTCGACCATGACTTGGACTTCGAGGCCCCTACAGCAGCATCTGACCACACCTACTTCAACTCCAAACTTGAGGTGGCCACCAAGACTAAAGGCCGGGCCAGGAATACCAGCCAGGAACAGTCCAGCAGGCCTGGGAAGATCACAGGCAGGGCTGAGGCTTCTGGGGGCTGTGATGTCCCGGAGGAGAAGAGCCCTGCAAAAGCCCCACGGGCACCAGCACAGCCAGTCCTGGCCACAGCAGACACTTCGACGCCAGCCGATGGGGCTGCTGGGGACACGCTAAGCCAGATCCGGCAGGAGGTGGGGCCCCCACTGCCACCACTGCTCGCCCCCCTTGTGGCCACACCGCCCCGGCCCTCCCGTTCTGTGTCCCCCCTCATCTCCAGCTCTAGCCCCGCCTCGCCCCTCGGCCAGCTGTCCCCATTGTCAGAAGCACCTGAGCCCCCTGCTGGATCTCCCATACCTGGAACCCAATCCACCACAGGAGAGCGTGCTCTGGCGTCCCCACTGCAGTTCTGTGCGGCCACGCCGAAGCATGCCCTACCCGTGCCCGGTCGCCTGCCGCCCCTGGCTGCCGGCCCTACCTCTGCCCACACCACTTCTGGGGCAGGTCCACAGGAGAACTCGGTGAAGATCCTGGACACCATGTACCCCGAGCTATCTGCACGAGCTCGCACCCTCAACATTCTCAAAGGCAACCTTCAGTTGTCACGAGGCCCTGCCGACGGCCAGGACCACCCTGCACCCGGCAGCACCCTCTCAGGCTTCAAAACCATCACGTCTACCTCCACGGCCTTTGTGAAGGCTGGGGGCCGCATGGCAGGGAAGCGGGCGCTGCTGGCCACCTCGCTTCGGAGTGCCAAGAAGCTACGGCTGGATGGCAGCTCCCCGGAGCCTGAGTCTGGGAGCACTGGCGCCGGACCCCACAAAAACCACCGCCGGCAGCCCCCACCCTCCGCTGATTATGACAACCCTGTCGCCGGGGAAGACAGAGGCCCTGGGGAGCCTGACCCTGCAGCCACACAGGCAGTAGCCCCCAAATCCAAAGACACTGCAGAGTCTCATGATGGAGCGATTGCAGATGCACTGAAGAGGCTCGCCCAGGCCTCCTTCGACCTGCTGCCCGTCATCCGAAGCCATGTCTATGTGGGCAACATCTCCAAGAGACCTGTCATGCGCGACCAGGAGAAGGAGGTGGTCCTGGAGTTCAGTACCACGCGCAAG CACCTGGCTGAGGCCCTGCTGCAGTCGATCCTGTTGGAACTGAGAGCACAGAAGTCATCTGTGGAGCCCAGCTGCAGGCACGCCCTGTGCCGTGTGTATGTGGGCCTGTGCCGGCAGTTGGGGGACCTGGAACGCGCACGTCTCTTCTGCTACAGCCTCCTGAAGGAAG ATTTCCCGGAGTCCGAAAAGCTTACACTGTTCATTGCCAACATGTGGCATGATGTGTTCATCTCCCAGTCGGTCATCAACAAAGCCATGCAGCTGGTCGCCCGGCAGCGTGCGAAAGGCGAGGTGCTTAACTGCCTGCGAGCATTCCTCAACTGGGAGAAG AACGCGCCTGTGGACGTTGGCTTCATGGTGTCCAAACTGCTCCTGACCATCCAGTTGTGCCCCAAAACTGAGTTTCAGTGCAGTGAGAAGTTTGGTGAGGACCTGAGCGCCAGCACCTGGGAGCACATCCTAGCCATCGACCTACTTTGCTGCCATCAGAAGTGGGTGTGGACGCACGACAACATTATCAG CAAGGAGCTGTGGCCTGTGATGGACAAGTGGGTCAAGTACAGGAAAGGTCACACCAACGTCGCCTATACCCCGGACATCATTATTGCATCCATCCTCAGGCTCATTG GGCGCTTGGGCCAGTTGGGGCTGAAGGAAGGGTTCCCGACCGCCGTGAAGAACATCAGCTCTGTCATTGGCATGTTCATCCAGCATGCCCGGGATGAAG ATATCCCATGGGGGATCCAGCTGGCTGCAGTGTATGCACTGTGTGACCTGAGCCCCAGCAACCCCTCCGAAATCTCCAAGATCCTAGAGGCCTGGCGCCAAGAGACCTCCCACAGTGTGCCTCCGGCCGTGGTGGGCTGCTTGGAGGAGGTGAGCTCCCTGTGTTCGGAAGAGCTCAGCTGA